A stretch of Gemmatimonas aurantiaca T-27 DNA encodes these proteins:
- the rsmD gene encoding 16S rRNA (guanine(966)-N(2))-methyltransferase RsmD, which produces MRIIAGRWKGRRISAPPGDAVRPTGDRVREAWMSIVHPLLPDARVLDLCAGSGALGLESLSRGAAECDFVEQSPKVLRVLQENLALVGGHPGAQVHRDEAVRFVAGLEAGRYDVAFADPPYASDVALQLAELWIAVPFASVFAVEHSSTVVMPAIGETRRYGTTALTFFRALS; this is translated from the coding sequence ATGCGCATCATTGCCGGTCGCTGGAAGGGACGCCGCATCAGCGCTCCGCCGGGGGACGCCGTACGTCCTACCGGCGATCGCGTGCGCGAGGCGTGGATGAGTATCGTGCACCCCTTGCTGCCTGACGCGCGCGTGCTCGACCTGTGTGCCGGCAGCGGTGCACTGGGTCTGGAAAGCCTGTCGCGTGGTGCGGCGGAGTGTGACTTCGTGGAGCAGTCGCCCAAAGTGTTGCGCGTGTTGCAGGAGAACCTCGCGTTGGTCGGCGGTCATCCCGGCGCCCAGGTGCATCGGGACGAAGCGGTGCGGTTCGTTGCCGGTCTCGAGGCGGGGCGCTATGACGTGGCGTTCGCCGATCCGCCCTACGCATCCGATGTAGCGCTGCAGCTCGCCGAGTTGTGGATCGCCGTCCCGTTTGCCTCGGTCTTTGCAGTGGAACATTCTTCCACTGTGGTGATGCCAGCCATCGGTGAGACACGCCGGTATGGAACCACGGCGTTGACCTTCTTTCGTGCCCTTTCGTGA
- the recJ gene encoding single-stranded-DNA-specific exonuclease RecJ: MTTSSRPTPRQTLRPDARWVTAPQPAHEAVAQLCSALLLPESVCRLLVNRGYADVDAAKRFLRPRLEHIESPWRLHDAERAVTRIAEAVRSQETIFVHGDYDVDGMSSTALLTRVLRDLGAHHVVPFVPNRLTDGYDLGPAGVRAAQAAGARLVITCDCGTSAHAAVAELMTAGIDVIVTDHHLPGHGMPPAFAVCNPRHPACQSADKDLAAVGVAYKLALALCEVFAVSPNIAHRQLDLVALATIADVAPLRGENRVFVRYGLKLLAETTHPGLRALMRSSGLDAKPLTAGRVGFVLAPRLNAAGRIADARLGLQLLLAEREDEANVIARELEELNRARQELDRTVLDDAMRQVESPAMRDQVGFVLSREGWHAGVIGIVASRIVEHTARPAVLVAVEDGVGKGSGRSISAFDLHAGLGACADLFQRYGGHRAAAGLTMDAAQLPAFAERFDAVARAQLSADDLVPELRVDLDVSIHAVGEELEKLVRHFEPFGIGNPSPTFRADGVRLAAPTRRVGTDGLRISVDTTGGTLEGIGWGLAARMPRLDVSQAYDMAFRLERDEYRGVSRLQLKLTDVRVGGDTAANAQAPTFHTTGA; the protein is encoded by the coding sequence GTGACGACCAGCAGCCGCCCCACTCCACGCCAGACGCTCCGCCCCGATGCGCGGTGGGTGACCGCACCCCAGCCCGCACACGAGGCCGTCGCGCAACTCTGCAGCGCATTGTTGTTGCCCGAGTCCGTGTGCCGACTGCTGGTCAATCGCGGATATGCCGATGTGGATGCCGCCAAGCGATTCCTGCGGCCTCGTCTCGAGCACATCGAAAGCCCATGGCGCTTGCACGATGCTGAACGGGCCGTGACCCGTATCGCCGAAGCGGTGCGATCCCAAGAAACCATCTTCGTGCACGGTGACTATGACGTGGACGGGATGTCCTCCACCGCACTGTTGACGCGTGTCCTGCGGGATCTGGGTGCCCATCATGTGGTCCCGTTCGTCCCGAATCGTCTCACCGATGGCTACGATCTCGGACCGGCCGGCGTCCGTGCCGCACAAGCCGCCGGTGCACGCCTGGTGATCACCTGCGACTGTGGCACAAGTGCGCACGCCGCGGTCGCAGAGCTCATGACCGCCGGCATCGACGTGATCGTCACCGATCACCATTTGCCGGGGCACGGCATGCCTCCGGCGTTTGCGGTGTGCAATCCGCGCCATCCGGCCTGCCAGTCGGCCGACAAGGATCTTGCGGCGGTTGGAGTGGCGTACAAACTGGCCCTCGCGCTGTGCGAAGTCTTTGCGGTGTCACCAAACATCGCGCATCGGCAGCTCGATCTCGTGGCCCTGGCCACGATTGCCGATGTGGCGCCGCTGCGCGGTGAGAACCGGGTGTTCGTGCGGTATGGGCTCAAGCTCTTGGCCGAGACGACGCACCCTGGACTGCGAGCACTGATGCGTTCCTCTGGACTCGATGCCAAGCCGCTGACGGCCGGTCGTGTCGGCTTCGTGCTGGCTCCGCGCCTGAATGCGGCGGGGCGTATCGCCGATGCTCGTCTGGGGTTGCAGTTGTTGCTGGCCGAGCGTGAGGACGAAGCCAATGTGATCGCGCGGGAGCTCGAGGAGCTCAACCGGGCCCGCCAGGAGCTCGATCGCACGGTCCTCGACGATGCGATGCGTCAGGTGGAGTCGCCCGCGATGCGCGACCAGGTGGGATTTGTGCTGTCGCGGGAAGGGTGGCACGCCGGCGTGATCGGCATCGTGGCCTCGCGCATCGTGGAGCATACGGCACGGCCGGCGGTGCTCGTGGCTGTCGAGGACGGTGTCGGCAAAGGGTCCGGGCGTTCCATCAGTGCATTCGATCTGCACGCCGGTCTCGGGGCCTGTGCGGATCTCTTCCAGCGCTATGGTGGCCATCGTGCCGCCGCCGGTCTCACCATGGACGCTGCGCAACTTCCGGCGTTCGCGGAGCGCTTCGATGCCGTGGCCCGTGCACAGCTCTCGGCCGACGACCTCGTACCGGAGTTGCGTGTGGATCTCGACGTCTCGATTCATGCCGTCGGCGAGGAGCTCGAAAAGCTGGTGCGGCACTTCGAGCCCTTTGGCATTGGCAATCCGTCACCGACCTTTCGCGCCGATGGCGTGCGCCTGGCTGCCCCGACCCGTCGTGTGGGGACCGATGGCCTGCGCATCAGTGTGGACACTACGGGCGGGACCTTGGAAGGCATCGGTTGGGGTTTGGCAGCGCGCATGCCGCGCCTGGATGTGTCGCAGGCCTATGACATGGCGTTTCGCCTGGAACGTGACGAGTACCGCGGCGTATCCCGTTTGCAGCTCAAGCTGACCGACGTGCGTGTCGGCGGTGACACCGCGGCGAACGCCCAGGCGCCGACGTTTCATACCACGGGAGCATGA
- a CDS encoding zinc ribbon domain-containing protein has protein sequence MNPELQALLTVQQDDEVIRAIEARLEALLPRYNALEASRRQAAAEVTRNETGLERETLRLRNCEGKLADHRARLEKNSAVLDGAQKLKEATAAAAQVEAAKKAVAEEESELLTASRRVSDVRTAVLAHRDEVERLTAELEVVRASISAEKAAIEGELNTVRARRMVSAEGVSRNLLSQYDRLSSRRRTTVLHALRGDYSCGACDTAIPTQRRLAMATGTCIEPCEGCGVLLYYRPAPEA, from the coding sequence GTGAATCCGGAATTGCAGGCGTTGCTCACGGTGCAGCAGGACGACGAGGTGATTCGAGCGATTGAAGCACGGCTGGAGGCACTCCTGCCGCGCTACAACGCCCTCGAGGCGTCGCGTCGGCAAGCGGCGGCCGAGGTCACGCGAAATGAGACCGGGCTCGAACGCGAGACCCTCCGCCTTCGGAACTGCGAGGGAAAACTCGCAGATCATCGGGCGCGGTTGGAGAAGAACAGCGCCGTACTCGATGGCGCGCAGAAGCTCAAGGAAGCCACAGCGGCTGCGGCACAGGTGGAAGCCGCCAAGAAGGCCGTGGCAGAGGAGGAGAGTGAACTGCTCACCGCGTCCAGGCGCGTCTCCGATGTGCGCACGGCCGTGTTGGCCCATCGGGACGAAGTGGAACGGCTCACGGCAGAACTCGAGGTGGTCCGTGCGTCCATCAGCGCGGAGAAAGCCGCCATCGAGGGCGAACTGAACACCGTGCGCGCTCGGCGTATGGTGTCTGCAGAAGGGGTGAGCCGGAATCTGTTGTCGCAGTATGACCGCCTCAGTTCACGACGGCGTACGACCGTGCTGCATGCACTGCGTGGTGACTATTCGTGCGGCGCTTGCGACACGGCCATTCCCACGCAGCGTCGACTGGCCATGGCCACCGGCACATGCATCGAGCCGTGCGAAGGGTGTGGCGTGCTGCTGTACTACCGCCCCGCGCCGGAAGCCTGA
- the dnaG gene encoding DNA primase, which translates to MIADELVEQVRSAADIVEIVSEFVPLRRSGGTWRGPCPFHQGKNPNFSVSPSHGSYHCFVCHESGDVFTFVRKRLGLDWPAAVKYVGEKVGIEVIDTPRRAQVQDPNAPNHEALAAAAEWFQQQLSDEQIGRDARAYLTQRGLDSGAWQRFGLGFAPRDAQALRRYLHSLGHDDARLLEAGLLGLRDGDTEPRVRFRGRVMFPIHDELGRPVGFGGRAMGDDQPKYLNSPESPVFQKRRTLYGLHTAKQAMRRTERAIVVEGYLDAIRLALAGIEEVVAPLGTALTEEQAKLLVRYASEIFLLYDSDEAGQKATFRSGMELLREKAAVRVVTLPDGEDPDSYVRVQGRSAMETQLAQAIDVFDRQVQLLERRGWFSDLRRSRRAVDKLLPTIRAAADPLTRDLYVARLADVTRLDKAAIAAEAEAQAEAERRRSTALVRQSPQQAGPPTDFGAPPHEGQGPPFDVGEEQGGVALPEPASDKAARTPWKGRRGKQGPEWKVTAIPPRPRSDEPVERALVRAMLFDRGVAERVAERHPPESFRSDACSELFGVLLDAPFDCDIEQIASHLSPDALRVLRELTEGSPFDAEAADITLSLSRLDARILEDRVDAILEAMRRTDDRTEKDTLMRERLELETELRRLLPIRSPRTKPRR; encoded by the coding sequence ATGATTGCCGACGAATTGGTCGAGCAGGTCCGATCGGCGGCGGATATCGTGGAGATCGTCAGTGAGTTCGTGCCGCTGCGACGTTCGGGCGGCACGTGGCGCGGGCCGTGCCCTTTTCATCAGGGCAAAAACCCAAATTTTTCGGTCTCGCCTTCGCACGGCAGCTATCACTGCTTCGTGTGCCATGAAAGCGGTGATGTGTTCACGTTCGTACGCAAGCGACTCGGACTGGATTGGCCGGCGGCGGTGAAGTACGTGGGAGAGAAGGTCGGTATCGAGGTGATCGACACCCCACGACGCGCCCAGGTTCAGGATCCGAATGCGCCGAACCATGAAGCGCTGGCCGCCGCCGCCGAGTGGTTCCAACAGCAATTGTCCGACGAGCAGATCGGACGCGATGCCCGTGCGTATCTGACGCAGCGCGGACTGGACAGCGGGGCATGGCAACGCTTCGGACTCGGCTTCGCGCCGCGTGATGCGCAGGCTTTGCGACGGTACCTGCATTCGCTCGGACACGACGACGCCCGGCTGCTGGAGGCGGGGCTGCTCGGCTTGCGCGACGGAGACACGGAGCCGCGGGTCCGGTTCCGTGGACGCGTGATGTTCCCCATCCACGATGAACTTGGTCGCCCCGTAGGCTTTGGTGGCCGAGCAATGGGTGACGATCAACCCAAGTACCTCAACAGCCCCGAATCTCCGGTCTTTCAGAAGCGTCGGACGTTGTACGGGCTGCATACCGCCAAGCAGGCCATGCGCCGCACTGAGCGCGCCATCGTGGTGGAAGGGTATCTCGATGCGATCCGTCTGGCCCTGGCCGGTATCGAAGAAGTGGTTGCGCCACTCGGCACGGCACTGACCGAAGAGCAGGCCAAGCTGCTCGTGCGCTACGCGTCGGAAATTTTTCTGCTCTATGACAGCGACGAAGCCGGACAGAAGGCTACCTTTCGTTCAGGCATGGAACTGCTGCGGGAGAAAGCCGCTGTTCGTGTGGTGACATTGCCTGATGGAGAGGATCCCGATTCGTACGTGCGTGTCCAGGGCCGGTCGGCCATGGAAACGCAGCTCGCGCAGGCGATCGATGTCTTCGACCGACAGGTGCAGTTGCTCGAGCGTCGCGGTTGGTTCAGCGATCTGCGTCGCAGCCGTCGTGCGGTGGACAAGTTGCTGCCGACCATTCGGGCCGCAGCCGATCCTCTCACACGCGATCTCTACGTGGCGCGGTTGGCTGACGTCACGCGCCTCGACAAAGCGGCGATCGCGGCTGAAGCGGAGGCGCAGGCAGAAGCAGAACGGCGGCGCTCCACCGCGTTGGTGCGACAATCTCCACAGCAGGCCGGACCGCCGACGGATTTTGGCGCACCTCCGCACGAGGGACAGGGCCCGCCGTTTGATGTAGGTGAAGAGCAGGGTGGTGTCGCGCTGCCTGAGCCGGCCTCTGACAAGGCGGCCCGGACACCGTGGAAGGGTCGTCGTGGCAAACAGGGGCCGGAGTGGAAGGTGACCGCCATTCCTCCGCGTCCGCGCAGTGACGAGCCGGTGGAACGTGCTCTGGTGCGCGCGATGTTGTTTGATCGCGGCGTCGCGGAGCGCGTCGCAGAGCGTCATCCTCCGGAAAGTTTTCGCAGCGATGCGTGCAGTGAACTCTTCGGAGTGCTGCTCGATGCACCATTTGACTGTGACATAGAGCAGATTGCATCACATCTCTCACCCGATGCACTGCGTGTGCTGCGTGAGCTCACGGAAGGCAGCCCCTTCGACGCGGAGGCGGCGGATATCACACTCAGTCTGAGCAGGCTCGACGCGCGCATTCTCGAAGATCGTGTCGATGCGATTCTCGAAGCGATGCGTCGCACGGATGATCGGACCGAGAAGGACACGCTCATGCGAGAGCGGCTGGAGCTGGAAACGGAACTGCGGCGGCTCTTGCCGATCCGCAGTCCACGCACTAAACCGAGAAGGTAG
- a CDS encoding endonuclease MutS2: MNAHALGILEFSRLLAHVAGRATSAPGAAAVRALTPRTDREWIEAEHARVRAVRALVASELGWPTEPIPDIGEPLRRLRIEGLSWTALELLQGATLLRSSRRTRATLRDPRRPAIMLAYLVRYAEALVDLEPREQAIERAIGDDGTVRDDASPTLRKVRRDLRETEGQLVRLLEREMGKLEAHHQVSDLSVTMRNGRWVMPMRREARGYVGGIVHDSSGTGATIYVEPPAAVEFGNRVRELEIEEQREVERVLRALTDEIRPYHDAIGGAYDALVALDSLYARARYAIEAQCAPVTFGEPSAGFRIVDGRHPLLLASGGAVVPFDLTLHAGERTMLVSGPNTGGKTVLLKAIGLISMMAQCGVPAPLGETSQLAVFDDLYADVGDEQSIEASLSTFSAHLKNLGEILRSATTSSLVLIDELGSGTDPAEGAALGGAILETLTRRGTLTLATTHLGQLKLLATDVEGVVNASLQFDAVQLAPTYRLLKGVPGRSYGLSIARRLQIDEAVIQRAEERLPSGERDMAVLLADVEAREALLADRERLMEIDQEKLRARLATVGDRELKVREREREAERSARQEARRFLLEARGQVERAIADVKRQAQVEGEAFEETARAARRSIEEAAAEQGEAVAYVGLRGERDRARVDAKRGAAAAAANPSLGRTLRPERGAVAPLGEGDHVIVSTLDGKQGRIVSVRGQDARVAVGSLTVTVPLRTLTRSAAAPVSMYRTPILGDVPEVEPVREVDVRGLRVDEVDDQVLQALDAAVRNDLRELRIIHGKGTGALRSRVSEMLKKDTRVTGFRLGAWNEGGAGVTVAELA; the protein is encoded by the coding sequence ATGAACGCGCACGCCCTCGGCATTCTCGAGTTTTCCCGCCTCCTCGCACATGTGGCGGGACGGGCCACGTCGGCCCCTGGCGCGGCCGCTGTCCGCGCGCTGACCCCACGCACCGATCGGGAGTGGATCGAAGCCGAGCACGCCCGCGTACGCGCCGTGCGTGCCCTGGTCGCCTCGGAATTGGGGTGGCCCACCGAACCGATCCCGGACATTGGGGAACCGCTGCGGCGCCTGCGCATCGAAGGGCTGTCGTGGACCGCGCTCGAATTGCTGCAGGGCGCCACACTGCTGCGTTCGTCCCGCCGCACCCGTGCCACGCTGCGTGATCCGCGGCGGCCGGCCATCATGCTCGCGTACCTGGTCCGATATGCCGAGGCCCTCGTCGACCTCGAGCCGCGCGAACAGGCCATCGAACGCGCCATTGGCGACGATGGAACCGTGCGCGACGATGCGTCACCGACGTTGCGCAAAGTGCGACGTGACCTGCGCGAGACCGAAGGGCAACTCGTGCGATTGCTCGAGCGCGAGATGGGCAAGCTCGAGGCCCATCATCAGGTCAGCGACCTGTCGGTCACCATGCGCAACGGACGATGGGTGATGCCCATGCGCCGCGAAGCACGTGGGTATGTGGGCGGCATCGTCCACGACAGCTCCGGTACCGGCGCCACCATCTACGTGGAGCCACCGGCGGCCGTGGAGTTCGGCAATCGCGTGCGCGAACTCGAGATCGAAGAGCAGCGCGAGGTGGAGCGGGTACTGCGCGCGCTCACCGATGAGATCCGTCCGTATCACGATGCCATCGGCGGGGCCTACGACGCGCTGGTGGCACTCGACTCACTGTATGCCCGTGCGCGTTACGCGATCGAAGCGCAGTGCGCGCCGGTCACGTTCGGCGAACCGTCAGCGGGCTTCCGCATCGTGGATGGCCGTCATCCCCTGCTGCTCGCCAGCGGTGGAGCGGTGGTGCCGTTCGACCTGACCCTGCATGCGGGGGAACGCACGATGCTGGTGTCAGGTCCGAACACCGGCGGTAAAACCGTGCTGCTCAAAGCCATTGGGTTGATCAGCATGATGGCGCAGTGCGGTGTGCCAGCGCCCCTGGGGGAAACCAGCCAGCTCGCCGTCTTCGACGATCTCTATGCCGATGTCGGCGACGAGCAGAGCATCGAAGCGAGTCTGTCCACCTTCAGTGCGCACCTCAAGAATCTCGGAGAGATTCTCCGTTCGGCCACGACGTCATCACTGGTGCTGATCGACGAACTCGGATCGGGCACGGACCCGGCCGAAGGCGCGGCACTGGGTGGAGCCATTCTCGAAACGCTGACGCGACGTGGTACGCTCACGCTGGCGACCACACACCTTGGGCAACTCAAGTTGTTGGCCACCGATGTCGAGGGCGTGGTGAATGCCTCACTGCAATTCGACGCCGTGCAACTCGCGCCCACGTATCGGCTGCTCAAGGGCGTACCGGGTCGCAGCTACGGTTTGAGCATCGCGCGCCGGCTGCAGATCGACGAAGCGGTCATTCAGCGCGCCGAAGAGCGGCTGCCCAGCGGCGAACGCGATATGGCGGTGTTGTTGGCCGACGTCGAAGCGCGTGAAGCGCTGCTGGCCGATCGTGAGCGGCTCATGGAGATCGATCAGGAGAAGCTGCGCGCACGGCTGGCAACAGTGGGTGATCGTGAACTCAAGGTGCGTGAACGCGAGCGCGAGGCGGAGCGTTCCGCACGCCAGGAGGCTCGGCGTTTTCTGCTCGAGGCCCGTGGACAGGTCGAGCGAGCCATCGCCGATGTGAAGCGACAGGCGCAGGTGGAAGGCGAGGCCTTCGAGGAGACCGCACGGGCAGCCCGTCGCTCCATCGAAGAGGCGGCGGCCGAACAAGGAGAGGCCGTTGCCTACGTCGGCTTGCGCGGAGAGCGTGATCGTGCGCGTGTGGACGCCAAACGCGGCGCCGCCGCGGCAGCCGCCAATCCGTCGCTGGGGCGCACGCTGCGTCCGGAACGCGGGGCCGTGGCGCCGCTTGGCGAAGGCGATCACGTGATCGTGAGCACGCTCGACGGCAAACAGGGACGCATCGTGTCCGTACGAGGCCAGGATGCCCGTGTGGCCGTGGGGTCGCTCACCGTGACCGTGCCATTGCGCACACTCACCCGCTCGGCCGCGGCGCCTGTGTCGATGTATCGCACGCCCATCCTGGGCGATGTGCCCGAGGTGGAACCGGTCCGTGAGGTGGATGTGCGGGGGCTGCGTGTGGACGAGGTCGATGACCAGGTTCTCCAGGCCCTCGATGCGGCGGTGCGCAATGATCTGCGGGAACTGCGCATCATCCACGGCAAGGGGACTGGAGCGCTGCGTTCGCGGGTCAGCGAGATGCTGAAGAAGGACACGCGGGTGACCGGATTCCGTCTGGGCGCATGGAACGAGGGCGGCGCCGGCGTCACAGTTGCCGAACTGGCCTGA
- a CDS encoding GatB/YqeY domain-containing protein has product MDASGASLLARLQSDQAAARREQLKDRVLLLGMVIAEVKYRELELSRPIADDDVVEVIRKGIKKRRESVEMYSKAGRTDLLEKEQQEVAMLEAYLPPQVDPAEIRAAVVAAIAAGANNVGAVMGRVMPAYKGRVDGGVINAIAREELAGK; this is encoded by the coding sequence GTGGACGCCAGCGGCGCCTCGCTGCTGGCGCGGTTGCAAAGTGATCAGGCGGCCGCTCGCCGTGAACAACTGAAGGATCGCGTCCTGCTCCTCGGCATGGTGATCGCCGAGGTCAAGTATCGCGAGCTGGAATTGTCGCGGCCTATTGCTGATGACGACGTCGTCGAGGTCATTCGCAAGGGCATCAAGAAGCGCCGCGAATCCGTCGAGATGTACAGCAAGGCCGGGCGAACGGACCTGCTCGAAAAGGAGCAGCAGGAGGTGGCCATGCTCGAGGCCTACCTGCCGCCGCAGGTCGATCCGGCGGAGATTCGCGCCGCAGTCGTCGCCGCCATTGCGGCGGGTGCCAACAACGTTGGCGCCGTGATGGGGCGTGTCATGCCCGCCTACAAAGGCCGAGTCGATGGTGGCGTGATCAATGCCATCGCGCGCGAGGAGCTCGCCGGGAAGTAG
- the rpsU gene encoding 30S ribosomal protein S21, translated as MSEVIIHEDENFERALKRFKKKCEKAGILSDLRKHRHYEKPSERRKRKMNAAVRKNRRTRHG; from the coding sequence TTGTCGGAAGTCATCATCCACGAGGACGAGAATTTCGAGCGGGCACTCAAGCGCTTCAAGAAGAAGTGCGAGAAGGCCGGTATCCTGTCCGATCTGCGCAAGCACCGTCACTACGAGAAGCCGTCGGAGCGTCGCAAGCGCAAGATGAACGCCGCCGTTCGGAAGAATCGCCGCACCCGCCACGGGTGA
- a CDS encoding histidine triad nucleotide-binding protein, producing the protein MSDANCIFCRIVAGEIPATVVARNEHALAFRDLHPQAPSHLLVIPVRHVDSLASADNTAELGAVLSLAAEVARAEGLAEAGYRVVTNIGGDGGQTVQHLHFHVLGGRQMHWPPG; encoded by the coding sequence ATGAGTGACGCGAACTGCATCTTCTGCCGCATCGTGGCTGGGGAGATCCCCGCCACGGTGGTCGCGCGGAACGAGCATGCCCTGGCATTCCGTGACCTGCACCCGCAGGCGCCGTCTCACCTGTTGGTGATCCCGGTGCGGCACGTGGATTCTTTGGCCTCGGCCGACAACACGGCTGAGCTTGGCGCGGTCCTGTCGCTGGCCGCCGAGGTGGCCCGTGCGGAAGGGCTGGCGGAAGCCGGATACCGGGTCGTCACCAATATCGGCGGCGACGGCGGGCAGACGGTGCAACACCTGCATTTCCATGTGCTTGGCGGTCGGCAGATGCATTGGCCGCCGGGTTGA
- a CDS encoding RsmE family RNA methyltransferase yields MVGVDRAGVAAGRPQFVVADAIAVGATLALDEGAVRHIRVLRLEAGAMIGVRNGQGSIGAGQLVRLSKTQAHVEITEAVSVSPLPAVHLLVPVADRDRMLWLAEKAAELGATSWRPVLWRRSRSVSPRGEGVNFQAKVRARMEGALAQSEGAWLPQPFPEANLERAVLAAPAGRRIVLDPDGEPLTGALGAPLTAPVVIAVGPEGGLEADEIADLEQAGFQRRSLGPTILRFETAAVAALAIARTALGRGSEASDE; encoded by the coding sequence GTGGTCGGTGTCGATCGCGCGGGCGTAGCAGCCGGGCGCCCCCAATTCGTGGTGGCGGATGCCATTGCCGTGGGGGCCACATTGGCACTCGACGAGGGCGCGGTACGGCACATTCGTGTGCTGCGTCTCGAAGCCGGCGCCATGATCGGTGTGCGCAACGGCCAGGGCAGTATCGGTGCAGGCCAACTGGTGCGCCTCTCCAAGACGCAGGCCCATGTCGAGATCACGGAAGCGGTCTCGGTCTCGCCGCTTCCCGCCGTGCATCTGCTGGTACCGGTGGCCGACCGGGACCGCATGCTGTGGCTCGCCGAGAAAGCCGCCGAGTTGGGCGCCACGAGTTGGCGGCCGGTGTTGTGGCGGCGTTCACGCAGCGTCTCTCCGCGGGGAGAGGGCGTGAATTTCCAGGCCAAGGTGCGCGCCCGTATGGAGGGGGCATTGGCCCAGTCGGAGGGGGCATGGCTTCCGCAGCCCTTTCCGGAGGCCAATCTCGAGCGGGCCGTGCTGGCGGCGCCTGCCGGCCGTCGGATTGTGCTCGATCCCGACGGCGAGCCACTCACCGGCGCGTTGGGGGCACCATTGACCGCTCCGGTGGTGATCGCCGTCGGGCCGGAAGGTGGCCTCGAGGCCGATGAGATAGCAGACCTGGAGCAGGCGGGATTCCAGCGGCGATCGCTGGGACCGACCATCCTGCGATTTGAAACGGCTGCGGTTGCCGCACTGGCGATCGCCCGAACCGCCCTGGGGCGGGGGAGTGAGGCATCCGATGAGTGA
- a CDS encoding 50S ribosomal protein L11 methyltransferase, giving the protein MPESEARWISVRVTPDQHSVGAREACMTALFAVGAQGVHEDLSALVTHFPPGTDLEAVHRAITEADDLAVIETAPVPDIDWSEAWKSRIGSHQLGDLMVTPPWLAEGQDPARTIIIEPGMAFGTGEHATTRGVVRLMPRRLRSGSTVADLGAGSAVLAIAAAKLGAARVYAIELDGEAIPDAEANVERNGVADRVHVFEGDAGSLLPLVAPVHLVLANIISSVLTELLPVIGMALSEDGSAILSGILYEERSMMVEVLTAHGWTILEEDAEDIWWSVSIARA; this is encoded by the coding sequence GTGCCTGAGTCTGAAGCGCGTTGGATCAGTGTGCGCGTCACGCCGGACCAGCACTCGGTGGGCGCTCGCGAGGCCTGCATGACCGCGCTGTTCGCCGTCGGCGCGCAGGGTGTGCATGAAGACCTCTCGGCGCTCGTCACGCACTTTCCGCCGGGCACGGATCTCGAAGCGGTGCATCGGGCCATCACCGAGGCCGACGACCTTGCCGTCATCGAGACTGCACCGGTGCCCGATATCGACTGGAGCGAAGCCTGGAAGTCGCGCATCGGGTCGCATCAGTTGGGCGATCTGATGGTGACCCCGCCTTGGCTGGCGGAAGGACAAGACCCGGCTCGTACGATCATCATCGAACCGGGCATGGCCTTCGGCACCGGCGAACACGCCACGACACGGGGCGTGGTGCGGCTCATGCCGCGTCGCCTGCGGTCGGGCAGTACGGTGGCCGACCTCGGCGCGGGCAGTGCCGTGCTGGCCATCGCCGCCGCCAAACTGGGTGCTGCGCGCGTCTACGCCATTGAGCTCGATGGTGAGGCCATTCCCGATGCCGAAGCCAACGTGGAGCGGAACGGTGTGGCCGATCGGGTGCATGTGTTCGAAGGGGACGCCGGCTCCTTGCTGCCCCTCGTGGCACCAGTGCATCTGGTGCTCGCCAACATCATTTCGTCGGTGCTGACCGAATTGCTGCCGGTCATCGGCATGGCATTGTCCGAAGACGGCTCGGCCATCCTGAGCGGAATTCTGTACGAAGAGCGCAGCATGATGGTGGAAGTGTTGACCGCGCACGGCTGGACCATCCTGGAAGAAGACGCGGAGGACATCTGGTGGTCGGTGTCGATCGCGCGGGCGTAG